Proteins encoded together in one Cicer arietinum cultivar CDC Frontier isolate Library 1 chromosome 4, Cicar.CDCFrontier_v2.0, whole genome shotgun sequence window:
- the LOC140920055 gene encoding uncharacterized protein, translating into MDRKWISANRLSKEYEIGVKEFVEFAVKNAKDPNRVVCPCLKCCFGKRVREDELEGHLVCNGIDQSYTCWIRHGEKKKGNINFENSSTYASTDFDTDTYEPDRVDEIAKAVEEDLRDCPKMFESLLSDAEKELYNGCTKFTRLSAILKLYNLKASNGWSDKSFTELLTLIKDMLPDDNELPSRTYEAKRILCSIGMSYERIHACPNDCILFRNEYELLKACPKCNVSRYKKKESTPAKVVWYFPIIPRFRRMYRSEEDSKHLTWHADERIRDGMFRHPADSPQWAKIDHEYPEFGIESRNLRLALSTDGMNPHGLQSISHSTWPVILVIYNLPPWLWAITALAQFYDSPLRCYTFQHFQLAPTLEEFGPILGYSLEKRKPYRYMGNYPSITKVAEILRVEE; encoded by the exons atggataggaaatggatttcagccaatcgattgtcaaaagagtatgaaattggagtgaaggagtttgttgagtttgcagtgaagaatgcaaaagatccaaatagagtagtttgtccttgtttaaaatgttgttttggaaaacgtgttagagaagatgaattagaaggacatctagtatgtaatggaattgatcaaagctacacatgttggataagacatggtgagaaaaaaaaaggaaacattaattttgagaatagttctacatatgcttcaactgatttcgatacagatacatatgagccggaccgagttgatgagattgcaaaagcagttgaagaagatcttcgagattgtcctaaaatgtttgaaagtttgttgagtgatgcagagaaagaattatataatggttgtactaaattcacaagactgtcagcgatattaaagttgtacaacttaaaagcgagtaatggatggtctgataaaagctttacggaattattaacactcataaaagatatgttgccagatgataatgaacttcccagtcggacctacgaggctaaacggattttgtgttctattggaatgagttacgaaaggattcatgcgtgtcctaacgattgcattttatttcgaaacgaatatgaactacttaaggcgtgtccgaaatgcaatgtctctcgatataagaagaaagaatctactccagcaaaagtcgtgtggtattttcctataataccaagatttaggcgcatgtatcgcagtgaagaagattcaaaacacttgacatggcatgcagatgaaagaattagagatggaatgtttcgacaccctgcagattccccacaatgggcaaaaattgatcacgagtatcctgaattcgggatagagtcaagaaatctaagacttgcactttctactgatggaatgaatccacatggtcttcaaagcatctcacatagcacgtggcctgtgattttggtaatatataacctacctccatggttat GGGCTATTACCGCTTTGGCTCAATTCTACGACTCTCCTTTGAGATGTTACACCTTTCAACACTTCCAACTTGCGCCTACTTTGGAAGAGTTTGGACCAATTTTAGGCTATTCCCTAGAAAAACGGAAACCTTATCGTTACATGGGGAATTATCCATCCATAACCAAAGTAGCTGAGATACTAAGGGTTGAAGAGTAA